The Astyanax mexicanus isolate ESR-SI-001 chromosome 21, AstMex3_surface, whole genome shotgun sequence genome contains the following window.
tcttcattatattccagaggtttcaatttggtaaaatcaaagaaactcatactgttcaagtggtctcatttttttcaagagctgtatttgTGTGAGTAAGGAAAGGTAAAACTAGGCTACTTAGCTAAGATTTAATCTTTAAAGCAGACAATAGTTAGTGATTTGAATCACATCTTCTAGCCAGTATGAATCTTCACTAGTTTTTGTACAGCACTAGGCAGTAAAAACCTTCACTACGTTTCGTTCTTTCTTATCCAGTATGAATGTCCAAAACCTTTCACATAATTCGAGCCAGAATGAATTGCCACAATTTTTCCTACACTGCTAGTCAGTAAGAATTCCCACTACCTCTCACTTCTAGCCAGTGTGAATTTTCACTGGCTTTCATACACTCCTAGACAATATTAATCTCCCATAGCTTCCACACACGTTTAACCAATATGACTGACAAATCTGACTGATGGGTCTTCACTAGCTTTCACACAATTCAAGCCAGTATGAATATCCACTATTATTCCTACACTCTTAGCCAGTAAGAATCTCCCCTAGCTTTCACACACTTTTAGCAAGTATGAATTTCCACTAGCCTTCACACACTTCTAGTCAGTATAAACTTATAGTCAGTATAAACTTATAGACAGTATGAATCTCCCTACGCTTTCACAAACTTTTTACCTAGTATGAATTTACACTTGCTTTTACggggtggcgcggtgggtagcacttccgccccacagcaagacggcctgggttcgattcccggctggggcgacccgggtccttctgtgtggagtttgcacgttctccccgtgtctgcgtttcctcccacagtccaaagacggcacgttcaggctaattggaacttgattgaaattgccccttaggtgtgaatgtgtctgtgtgtctgtctgtgtctgtctgccttgcgatggcttagaaccttgtgaataaacagtacctatcctgccacgaaatagccgacgagctgattaCTACCCCAACCCAACACTTGCTTTTACAAATATTAAGCTGATTTGAATCTTCATCTTTCATACATTTCTAACCAGTATCTAGTTTTAGCTTGATATAAATATTTACTAGCTTTCACAGGTTTCTAGCCAGTGTGAATTTTCACTAGCCTTCACACACTTCAGGCCAGTATGAATGTCCTCTAGTATTAGCTTGATATGAATCTTTACTAGCTTTCGCAGTATGAATTTCCACTAGCCTTCACACTTCAGAGCAGTATGAATGCATACTGGCATTCCTATACTCATAGCCAGTATGAATCTCCTCTAGCTTTCACTCGCTTCTAGCCAGTATGAATTTACACTTGCTTTTACGCACATTAGCTGATTTGAATCTTCACTAGCCTTCATACACTTCTAACCAGTATGAATTTCCTCTAGTTTTAGCTTGATATGAATCTTTACCAGCTTTCACACACTGTTAGCCAGTATGAATTTCCACTAGCGTTTAGACACTTCTAGTCAGTATGAAGGCATGCTCTCTTTCATATACTAGGCAGTATGAATCTCCCATAGCTTTCACACACTTTAGCCAGTATAATTTTACACTTAATATTAAGCTGGTTTAAATCTTCAGTAGCTTTCATACACTTTTAGTCAGTATGAATCTTCACTAGTTTTCACACACTGTTAAGACAAATTCTCTTTCCATAGATATTCGTCCTAACCTGATATCCTCTAGTAAAATAATGAGCTATATCACTCCAGAAGCTTCATCATCCACCACCAAAGTATGAATGGACTGACCACCTAACATCTGCTGAAGCATATGTATCTCCCTGCATCATCTTTACTAAGCTAAAAATGATAGTAAACAACTAAACTTACAGCAGCAAATGTCTCAGCATTAAAGGCTTACGTATGGAAAAAGAAAATACCAAGCTTTGAGTAATGCTAGTCTTTGTAGTTTAGCTtgtaaagtaaaccaaaacaacatgagctaaaaataattttaaaaataaataaataaaaaggtaactTAACACCAGAAATATAATGACAGAAATATTGATCTAACGTTACTTTACCTTCCCTCTGGTCCGTTTACCTTCACATCTCTTTATATACTGGTAACCCCCCCTtaaaatgaggaaaataagtaaattaaacgGGTCAGAAACAGCtgaaaaacacagtgtttctgatATCAGAGAAACCCATAAAACTACTGACGCCGTTTTTTCGAGGCGAGCGATTTTTATTGGACAGAAACGTCGCGCGCGCCAGTTACTAGGGCGATTGTTGCTGTGCAGATTTCAGAACTCGTTGCTCGCCGAGTGTTTGGACAGAGTTGCCGTTTTTGGGTGAAAGTGAAACCAAGCAAGCCCCCTCAATAAAAAGCGAGTTTTTTACCTTGACTGTATAAACGCGGCACAACCAAGTTGAGTGGCTTAAATAAGGGCGAATCTGTTTAAACGCTAAAGCGCAAatgttaattttttcttttttgtacgcGGTTGGTCAAATCGAGATGCTCCCTTACTTCACTAGAGGCGTTGTTGCCATGCAAAACCTAACGGAGGGAGCGAGCGGGCTAAGTTAAGCCTCTAGTGTCACGCAGATTTTGACATTACTTTGACTTGACATGAGTTTGTTTTCCTTTATTATTGCTCTTTTTCTTAAAACGTTTTGTTATTGATATTATTcagggtcagtgtaatgtttattaattttattttctgaccgtttgaggctaaatgcaaaaatagaaaataagatgTAAAacgtatttcatttttttatgtagtgcagcGGATAAGTTTctatccatttttccaatttaatttttttcatttctgcccctcacaatcggatttgtgttacaagacacaaaaaatctgaaaatcgagagaagattcaacttttcaTTTGAAAACCCATTGcagggtcagtgtaacgtttagcagtttaactttctgactgtatcaagctaaattcgaaaataaaaaaatgggtatAAAACTTGTAACACAAacctgatggtataatccaacttgcaaaatccAAAAATCGACAAATTAAGAAAagattcatattttcatttttactgatattctgattgtgaggggcagagatgaaaaaagtaaaattgGGGGAAATGGATAAAAacgtatttcttgtacactgtactacatagaagaaaaaaaaaaacaatgaatgagttttacatccaattttctattttagCATTTAGCCTCAAATACTACTGGGTCACAGAACAGTGTCAAATAAAGGACAGATCAAATTTGCATGTCCATACACCACAAACTTCTGCATGGATTGCTGTGTTCCCTTTGGCAATTTTCTTGTTGTTTGGTGTGTCGTTAGTGGTGCAAAAGACACTTGGAAATCTGACTGAGACGCATCGGTTCAGGTCACTttcttatcccattttcttcccaatttacaaggccaattacccaacccactcattaggactgcccctatcactagttatgcctcaacaccaggagggtgatgaCTAGTAcaagccaccgcctctttttcaaactactgctgatgtagcattgccgagtagcatcacagtacactcggaggaaagcgcagcgactcagttcagatacatcagctcacagatgccttgtgctgagagaTATCATAActtggaatgatgaggggaaagagtgccatctacccacccaaagagagcaaggccaattgtgctctctcagggctcttgcagctgatggcaagctacatgaacagaatttgaaccagcaatctcttgattatagtggcagcgttttattCCACTAGTCCACTCATTAGCTACAACATATAAGCTGTATATCTGTCTTTATCAGcagtgtaaatttactgtgtGTTTCTGTAATGGTGTTGTTGAGTTGTGTGTGAGTTGGTGATTAATGCGGATATTTATTGTTGCACTGTTGCGCCGCTAGATGTCGCCGTTGTTCTTCTCATAGCTCTGCGATGGCTGACGCAGGCGCGGTGGCTACGTCACCTCCGGAAGCTCGGCAGCACGGATGTGAGCTCAGGAGAGAGCGAGCAGCTTCGGAATGATGGTGCGGTATTAGCGCTGTTTACCGACTTTAGCGGGTTTATAATCACAGCTGCTTCGCCCGTCACCTCCCGTGAGCGCTACTCCACCATGGCGGCGCTCTTCTCCTGCTGCTTCGACTGCGGCCGCGCGAGCTCCGGACACGTAACCCTGAAAGAAATGCCCACCGTCCAGCTGGACACACATCACATGGGTGAGTAATGTGATCTCACACAActgtacacacacaacacactacaatacacacacactgtacacatacacactacagtaCACACTGCGTATACACTGTATGTATACCCATACACAGTATACACAccttgtatatacacacacacacactgtatacacacatacactgcatacacacactgtacacatatacactgtatgtacacacacacacacacacaacgtacacacactgtatatacacatatatatatgtacactgtgtacacatacacacaatacaatacacacacactgtgcacatacacactacaatacacactgcatatacactgtatgtacacacatacactgtacacacatacactgtacacacacatacactgtaaacacaccttgtatatatatatatatatatatatatatatacacccacacactatatacacacatacaccgcatacacacactgtacacatatacactgtatacacaccttgtatatatatacacccacacactgtatacacacatacactgcatacacacactgtacacatatacactgtaaacacaccttgtatatatatacacacatacactgcatacacacactgtacacacacaaactgtacatacactgtacacacatacatacactttaTGCTCATACAttgtacacacatacactgttcacacacacatacactgtatacacacataccacacacacacacacacacacaaacactcactgtacacacactctaaaaacaCCCAAATCACTGTGCAGACAAGATACTCGAGTGTAGGGGACGCTTGCTCCTTATTCTTTACTATGTAAATGTACTCTGTACCCAGGATGTAACAGTGTCGTGATTTCAGATTATCTGGGCTGCTTATCAGTTTAAGGTAcaatatctgttttttaatatctACAAGTCTGTTAAATGTAGGCTAGCTTCTAGGGTTTAACCCTAAGGCTTTATGAAAttccaattatttatttatttgtttgtttgtttttagcatttttttgtatCAGTTATTATTGTttagtatttatttgtttgtttgtttttttaggttttaagtgCTGTCAGAGGATTAAATATATAATCCAATTAATTACATGCTctgattaattaatataaattgaTCACAAATTTAATCTCAGTAAtcatcaaagtattttaaactgtacaattcagttcagttttagcCGAGGAGCAAATTATCTGTCTGTTACAAATTAAGTTacataaaaaactgtttttaccagacagtcacacatgccagaggttattttcTAGGCTACTTAAATAGGTCTTAAAGAGTAACTAGACTCTTAaggcatttttacattaatagctgaaatgtttttTCTGAACTTATTCATGATCTATCCTGTGTTTTTAATGCCAGTTTTGGTGTTTACTGTCTTATATTAATGTGAATGTGTATGTGGTGTTTCAGGCACTGATGTCGTAATTGTGAAAAGTGGCCGAAGAATATGTGGTACAGGCGGCTGCATCGCAAATGCCCCTCTCCATCAAAACaagagctactttgagtttaAGATTCAGTCCACGGGTAAGTTCAGCTGCAGCTGTGCTTCTGCTTAAACATGGCTAGAACTGAcagctttaaccctcctgttatgttatgggtcaaactgacctgttttgaaaggaaaaagaaaaaatacttcttctgcttgccttaattagtgtaatcaacgtATTCTATGAAATGGTTCATCTcccatatttgcaaccaccccctccaaatactaaaacaaaattgcaatgttatgtttaaatgttttgtaaaactattgtgttttatttgttgatttttttaaactaacaaagtagtaaaacatgaaaaaacactagtgaattatcctaattcaCCTggaaggaacaccattgcactaaatattgaaataataattagcaatggagttagtaattaaatatatacactgttaggattatttttggttttagacatcttttggataattaaacatgcaccggctCAATATGACCCAGGAACAGcattgacaaatgaacataacaggatggTTAAGTTTTGATAAGTTTTGTTTATGTCTGTTTAGGGTTTCAAGAATTCAGAATATATGGGATTGCATAACTATTGATTTATGTGATAATAGCAGGTACTGAATAAGGTTTAGGATTAATAGGTAACTGGACCAATAACATTTGCAGTTTTCATGTCACTTCTGGACtgtgtatattttttcatatttgggACATTAAGAACAATGTTATCTCACTGTGTAAAAGGTGAAATTTAACCTAACAACACAGAGCACAGGAGCTGCCTCCACTAAGCTCGAAGACTGACAGAAAGTTGCACATATCCCACCCTcattatgcagtgaaaaaataatattaattttgtgCTGGATTCAATTTGGTAATAAAATAGTTTTTCTTTGTATCTTTAatatgtttttgattttttttttggccctagagagttcacttttattaaaaaaaacataatgaataaaattattattCCTATACATTGCATTGTCACATATGTTATGTACTTGGTTTCCCTGTCACAATAATTccatttttaacttttagtattctttttgAATGTGACCTCAGCAGTGCGGGAAAACCTATTCACGTGAATGAGCCAGGATGTTGAATTTGTGTAGAAATAGATATTTTGTTTTGgtaatattttcaatattttttattatgataAATATGCATTTTTGCATTCAAATTTGTATTATAACCTTTATTTCGTGGCCGTATTTTTTTcttgccaagaatatcattatggcaaaaataccctgaaatatcaggatatttttgtagggccatatcgcacaccTTCTTGTCTAAAGTGATCACTAGTAGTTTGACATCTAGCGTGTCACTCTTGGCTCCTGGCAGGTGTTTGGGGAGTCGGCGTAGCGACGCAGAAAGCTAACCTTAACCAGGTCCCACTGGGCAGAGACGCACACAGCTTGGTGCTGAGGCAGGATGGAACTGTATACCATAACAACGAGGAGAAGAACAAGCTGCCAGCTAACAGCCTGCCACAGGAAGGGGACATATTGGTGAGCTTTATATGGGGCTGTTGGGCTGTTTAAGCTTGTGTTTGCTTGTGTAATTGCATCATTTGTTGTCTGTCTTGCACTGTGCAGTCCTGTAAACACAAGACGTGTATGTTGAGCTGAGGCCCTGGAGGAATACTGGGTTGTTCCATTGTTTGTGCAGATGACATGACAATACAGCTCTTCCTGTCTTTTAGAAGCTTTGATCTTCATGTAACTTTTAGCTATAGGTAGTGtgatgttgtccttagtttaccttagtttaagatttaaaaattaaacagacagacagactgacaaacGCTGAGGGAATAACCAATAGACACACTGACAgaccaacagacagacagacacactgaCAGACAGAGACCggccaacacacaaacacaccgacTGACTGACAGACACACTGATTGACCAACCAACCGACAGACACACTAACAGGCCGAACGACACATAAACAGACAGACCAATAGGCtcacatacagacagacacactgACTGATGGAGAGGccgactgacacacacacacactgacttgaaaggacagacagacagatagacagaccaACAGATAAACACATTGACTGACCAACACGCAGGCAGATAGACAGACTGACAGATAGACACACTGACTgactgaaagacagagagacaggcaggcaggcagatagACACACCAACTGACAGACTAACCACCACACTGACAGACAGAACAACAGACAGACACACCAACAGGCCAAATAACACAAAAACAGACGGACAGATAGACTGACAGACACACTGACTGACAGACACACTCTAACTGACACACAGTGACCAACCAACAGACACACCGTCAGACCGAGACAGATTGACACACATTGACTTACAGATCgaaagacagacaggcagatagacaggccgacagacagacagacaggcaggcagatagACAGACTGACAGATACACACCGACTGATGgactaaaaaaaagacaaaccgacacacacatacaataactGACCGACGAAAGACAGACACGCAGGCAGGCAGATAGACACTTACTGACCAACCAACCGCcacactgacagacagacagacagacagacacaataACTGACCGACAGACAGAGAAcgattgacacacacacacacacaatatgatAGGATccacaaaaatgtatattataagaagtaatatataatatttcataTGTAATATAACGTGTAATCTaatataactttaatttaacactACATAAATCTACTATGGgcattatttacaaaaatatatgtttcacGGTTCAAAGGAACACATCATCTTCATATTGATTATATTGCTTAAGACTGTAATTTTCATCTGTTTATTGCAGCAAGGCAGTTGACActtctttattttaatgttttatgttacAGGGTGTAACTTATGACCATGTGGAGCTGAATCTGTACCTGAATGGGAAGAACATGAACTGTCCAGCGTCAGGCATTCGAGGAACGGTTTTCCCTGTAGTATACGGTACGCCTGACTGTTGTAGAAACAACAATTTATCTTTCCATTAATCACATTGCAACAACAGTGCCCCAGTAGACTGTGTTAATcttatttatacatacagtaatGAATACAACTGTGCAACATTCCAGTTTCTGGAAACAGTACAGAACATTCTGTGTGTCTGTTAAGTCTTTGTTAATTTATCTGGTGATTAGCATTGCCGCATGACTGTGTACAGAGCAGACTGAATCATGTGATTAGCATTCCTgctaacactttttttatattgGCCTGCAAGCATTCATATTAATGTATACTTTGAATCTTAAAGGGCTCATTTTTGCCAGATTATAGCATGTAAATATtgttaaagttttaaaacacACTGCTAAGTCCCAGATCACATACACTGAGAGAAGTGaagtgaaaataaatgtattatcttTGTTTACAGTGCCTAGTCAGCTGTGATTAATTAataactgggtcagaacatctccaaaacattagGGCAGGGCTTATGAGGTTAATTAGGTATGCGGTGGTCAGTACCTATGAAAAAcactcctttaaaaaaaagaaaaaaaagaaaaaagattagaCGCACCTAAGTAAGGTTTAATGGTGTGATCCATGGAGGCCCACATTAtagtagaggttagatcgggcccaaaaattccgacccgacccagcccgagcccgtgcacgttctgcccaagcccgacccgacccgaatcATAAGCTGTCATCATGAGCCCGGCCCGAcctgacccgccccataaactggctgtttccgggctgattgaatgagtgaaatatgatcaaaattatgttaattaacactgtaacatagcataaaactattatttagagagacagagagagaaagagagagagagagacagagagagagagagaaagagagatttgcttgttctgatgtgagttactcacaggtaaaggttctcttttatctcctcatgctcatattctagtcccatacataattctgcagctccctcagtgttttctgttgtattttgcggctagcgcgagcgcttacaactaacaccgcggaccgtgaGGTGCCGccacgcttgtgccgaatccgctgctgaatccgactccggcttcgcggacagaatcggcacaacaccccccgctttACAACTGCGGAAGTGAAAACAAcgctaataaataaattagtttagtttcactttcagattcgttattttatttaaaaataaatatataattaaaaaacagacgcctacatctaagactattttctggagccagACCCGactcggcccgaggaatgtggtgggaaatctcggcccgaaccgacccgatttcgggtcaggcctcaggtcaggtcgggttcgggcagagaatctaagctctacattACAGCTTACAGGactttagggctgcaacaattagacAATATAATTGTTATTTGTAACAGTATCGCATTACACAAAGTCCTGGGGCAGaaacgcaatgggagatgggtaaatagctcactcacacagtttacactcaacccCAAAAGTGCCAAAAcaaaacagattacatatttactcactaaatatcagtacttttcacatttaaacaacatccagacatcaGCTttttgaaatacagcgcttttagccgatgcttctAACAAGCTTAcgatgctagcgataggggcatagctttgcctatgcaaagaaattgctatttttacactgttaacaaacttaaagtagctccacacttcattggtaggatTCTGacggccctgatatttaaaatgagacactaagagctttgaaagtgcacaggtagtttacgTATGTTTATACACAAAGTACACActgttaaatacctgcacaacttcACAAATGGAATATCCCATTTATCTGGTACCCATCTGGTTTCCAATAATCTtgactcacaagatatcaccatTGCTATCTTATGACTCTAATCATGTTAGGGTAAATAA
Protein-coding sequences here:
- the spryd7a gene encoding SPRY domain-containing protein 7a, with product MAALFSCCFDCGRASSGHVTLKEMPTVQLDTHHMGTDVVIVKSGRRICGTGGCIANAPLHQNKSYFEFKIQSTGVWGVGVATQKANLNQVPLGRDAHSLVLRQDGTVYHNNEEKNKLPANSLPQEGDILGVTYDHVELNLYLNGKNMNCPASGIRGTVFPVVYVDDSAILDCQFTDFYHPPPQGYQKILFEQQIF